A window of Coregonus clupeaformis isolate EN_2021a chromosome 28, ASM2061545v1, whole genome shotgun sequence contains these coding sequences:
- the LOC121543555 gene encoding testis-specific gene 13 protein isoform X1, whose amino-acid sequence MQAKKALGNKAFLQPVSKDEIIAPKAREIYQKAKVLDSKEIWNILREESESKLAQMETAIDGPSVIKAFNDRLECQKLLEVQGQGKSSRHKNRVALMFKASEANLDRRTLLIANNPLPDLHNLKEGDSPTKYLAGNPLAPAPALTKRLEAIRGRQSGLLPLKHPLKLPSGTRREGSKRSSGAGKEAQSWVRTRLCVQFSEDRSTDSDRDNGQEGVALDLTQSTEVKDQCTELCEPLTLSALLETAVTVTAPGQGAFRYGQIAYWNGTSSCELPP is encoded by the exons ATGCAGGCTAAAAA GGCTTTAGGGAATAAAGCTTTCCTCCAGCCAGTGAGCAAGGATGAGATTATTGCTCCAAAGGCCCGTGAGATCTATCAGAAAGCAAAAG TCCTGGATTCCAAAGAGATCTGGAACATTCTTAGGGAGGAGTCTGAGTCCAAACTGGCTCAGATGGAGACGGCCATTGACGGGCCCTCAGTGATCAAG gcGTTTAATGACAGACTGGAGTGTCAGAAGCTGCTGGAGGTTCAGGGGCAAGGGAAGTCTAGCCGCCATAAGAATCGAGTGGCGCTCATGTTCAAGGCCTCGGAGGCCAACCTGGACAGGAGAACCCTGCTCATAGCCAACAACCCCCTGCCCGACCTCCATAACCTGAAGGAGGGTGACAGCCCCACCAAATACCTGGCAGGCAACCCCCTCGCACCCGCCCCCGCCCTCACCAAG AGGCTTGAAGCCATTCGGGGTCGTCAGAGTGGTTTGCTTCCTCTGAAACATCCTCTTAAATTGCCATCTGGGACGAGAAGAGAGGGCAGCAAGCGGAGTAGCGGTGCTGGGAAAGA AGCTCAATCATGGGTGCGAACACGTCTCTGTGTGCAGTTCTCTGAGGATAGGTCAACGGATTCAGACAGGGACAACGGACAAGAAG GTGTTGCCCTAGATCTGACCCAGAGCACTGAGGTCAAAGATCAGTGCACTGAACTGTGTGAGCCCCTCACTCTCTCGGCCCTGCTGGAGACTGCAGTCACAGTAACAGCACCAGGACAGGGGGCGTTCCGCTATGGACAGATCGCCTACTGGAACGGGACCAGCAGCTGTGAACTGCCGCCATGA
- the LOC121543555 gene encoding testis-specific gene 13 protein isoform X2 — MRLLLQRPVRSIRKQKAFNDRLECQKLLEVQGQGKSSRHKNRVALMFKASEANLDRRTLLIANNPLPDLHNLKEGDSPTKYLAGNPLAPAPALTKRLEAIRGRQSGLLPLKHPLKLPSGTRREGSKRSSGAGKEAQSWVRTRLCVQFSEDRSTDSDRDNGQEGVALDLTQSTEVKDQCTELCEPLTLSALLETAVTVTAPGQGAFRYGQIAYWNGTSSCELPP; from the exons ATGAGATTATTGCTCCAAAGGCCCGTGAGATCTATCAGAAAGCAAAAG gcGTTTAATGACAGACTGGAGTGTCAGAAGCTGCTGGAGGTTCAGGGGCAAGGGAAGTCTAGCCGCCATAAGAATCGAGTGGCGCTCATGTTCAAGGCCTCGGAGGCCAACCTGGACAGGAGAACCCTGCTCATAGCCAACAACCCCCTGCCCGACCTCCATAACCTGAAGGAGGGTGACAGCCCCACCAAATACCTGGCAGGCAACCCCCTCGCACCCGCCCCCGCCCTCACCAAG AGGCTTGAAGCCATTCGGGGTCGTCAGAGTGGTTTGCTTCCTCTGAAACATCCTCTTAAATTGCCATCTGGGACGAGAAGAGAGGGCAGCAAGCGGAGTAGCGGTGCTGGGAAAGA AGCTCAATCATGGGTGCGAACACGTCTCTGTGTGCAGTTCTCTGAGGATAGGTCAACGGATTCAGACAGGGACAACGGACAAGAAG GTGTTGCCCTAGATCTGACCCAGAGCACTGAGGTCAAAGATCAGTGCACTGAACTGTGTGAGCCCCTCACTCTCTCGGCCCTGCTGGAGACTGCAGTCACAGTAACAGCACCAGGACAGGGGGCGTTCCGCTATGGACAGATCGCCTACTGGAACGGGACCAGCAGCTGTGAACTGCCGCCATGA